The Methanobacteriaceae archaeon genome has a window encoding:
- a CDS encoding 30S ribosomal protein S17e, which yields MGNIRTSFVKRLAKELIETHKGVFTTDFEQNKKLVQEYSTVSTKHLRNKIAGYVTRLVRLEQTRE from the coding sequence ATGGGAAATATTAGAACTTCATTTGTTAAACGTTTAGCAAAAGAACTTATTGAAACTCACAAAGGTGTTTTTACTACTGATTTTGAACAAAACAAAAAATTAGTACAAGAATACTCTACAGTAAGTACTAAACATTTAAGAAATAAAATTGCAGGATATGTAACTAGGCTTGTAAGGTTAGAACAAACCAGAGAATAA
- the dapA gene encoding 4-hydroxy-tetrahydrodipicolinate synthase, which yields MNFEGTYVAMVTPFTKEGTFDEEGFRSNINYLIDQGVNGLVGAGTTGESATMDHEEHHKVIDVLVDEVDGRVETIAGTGSNSTSEALSLTKFAYDAGADAALLITPYYNKPQQHALVKHYGSIAEACDLPIIAYNVPSRTGCDISVETAVELAKIDGIDAIKEASGSVDKISDIYKALSREGLEDDFNILSGEDSLTLPIMAVGGTGVISASANIDAKRMVLMVDSILNDDYTRALELHYEMLDLIRALFVETNPVPVKTAMNLMGLPSGPLREPLCDMNDDTLEILKKALKDSNLI from the coding sequence ATGAATTTTGAAGGAACATATGTTGCTATGGTCACTCCATTTACAAAAGAAGGGACTTTTGATGAAGAAGGTTTCAGATCCAATATTAATTATTTGATTGATCAAGGTGTAAATGGTTTAGTTGGTGCAGGAACTACTGGTGAATCCGCTACAATGGATCATGAAGAACATCACAAGGTTATTGATGTTTTAGTAGATGAAGTTGATGGTAGAGTTGAAACCATTGCTGGAACTGGAAGTAACTCAACATCAGAAGCATTATCTCTTACCAAATTTGCTTATGATGCTGGTGCTGATGCAGCTTTATTAATTACTCCATACTACAATAAACCACAACAACATGCTTTAGTAAAGCATTATGGTTCTATTGCAGAAGCTTGCGATCTTCCAATCATTGCTTATAATGTTCCGTCACGTACTGGATGCGATATTAGCGTAGAAACTGCTGTCGAATTAGCTAAAATCGATGGTATTGATGCTATTAAAGAAGCAAGTGGTAGTGTAGATAAAATATCTGATATTTACAAAGCACTTTCCCGCGAAGGCTTAGAAGATGACTTCAATATTCTCTCCGGTGAAGATTCATTGACATTACCTATTATGGCTGTTGGAGGAACCGGTGTAATCAGTGCATCTGCAAATATTGATGCAAAAAGAATGGTTTTAATGGTTGACAGCATATTAAATGATGATTATACAAGAGCATTGGAACTTCACTATGAAATGTTAGACTTAATAAGAGCACTTTTCGTAGAAACTAATCCTGTGCCTGTAAAAACCGCAATGAACTTAATGGGCCTTCCTTCCGGACCTTTAAGAGAACCATTATGTGATATGAATGATGATACTTTAGAAATTCTTAAAAAAGCATTAAAAGATTCTAATTTAATTTAA
- a CDS encoding glycosyltransferase family 4 protein encodes MKIAMVGQFPPHVGGVGVHIHSLSKKLVEEGHEVYVITYPHKDIEDIDGIHVIGTKGLNIPGVRGLMFKMNAKKALEELIEKEDIDIIHGHYLFPAGAAAVEVGKKHGIKTYVTAHGSDMFELYKKQPVMRSPVKKVLNDADGVFVVSNALKHEIIATGVKGISDKTKLSWNSVDVNKFSSKTNSTFKKDNNLEDKPIVLFVGNLIKRKNVDSLLEAKKVSKSDYYLVVVGDGPLFKKLKKKVEDENIHDVIFTGSRNDVADIIPSCDVLILPSFSESFGLVLIEALACGKPVIGSNVGGITEIINENVGLLVDPNKVASIAKAIDTVIDDEELRSSLALNARARAMDFSEVEIPYDEVKK; translated from the coding sequence ATGAAAATAGCTATGGTAGGCCAGTTTCCACCTCATGTTGGGGGTGTGGGCGTTCATATTCACAGTTTATCAAAAAAATTGGTTGAAGAGGGTCATGAAGTCTATGTGATTACTTATCCTCATAAAGATATTGAGGATATTGATGGAATTCATGTTATTGGAACCAAAGGACTTAATATTCCTGGTGTTAGAGGTTTAATGTTTAAAATGAATGCAAAAAAGGCATTAGAAGAGCTTATAGAAAAAGAAGACATTGATATTATTCATGGACATTATTTATTCCCAGCAGGTGCAGCTGCAGTTGAAGTTGGAAAAAAACATGGAATTAAAACATATGTTACTGCACATGGTTCTGACATGTTTGAATTATATAAAAAACAGCCAGTTATGAGATCACCAGTTAAAAAGGTATTAAATGATGCTGATGGTGTTTTTGTTGTTAGTAATGCACTAAAACATGAAATCATTGCAACTGGAGTTAAAGGAATTTCAGATAAAACCAAACTCTCCTGGAATTCCGTTGATGTTAATAAATTTTCATCTAAAACAAATTCAACCTTTAAAAAGGACAATAATCTTGAAGACAAACCAATTGTTCTTTTTGTAGGTAATTTAATCAAAAGGAAAAATGTAGATTCTCTTTTGGAAGCTAAAAAAGTATCCAAAAGCGACTATTATTTGGTAGTTGTTGGAGATGGACCACTATTCAAGAAATTAAAAAAGAAAGTTGAAGATGAAAATATTCATGATGTAATATTTACAGGTTCTAGAAATGATGTTGCAGATATTATTCCAAGCTGTGATGTTTTGATTTTACCATCATTTTCAGAAAGTTTCGGTTTGGTTTTAATTGAAGCATTAGCATGTGGAAAACCAGTTATTGGAAGTAATGTAGGTGGAATTACTGAAATTATCAACGAAAATGTTGGTTTACTTGTAGATCCAAATAAAGTGGCTTCAATAGCTAAAGCAATTGATACTGTTATTGATGATGAGGAGTTAAGATCTTCATTGGCACTTAATGCACGTGCTAGAGCAATGGACTTTTCTGAAGTGGAAATTCCATATGATGAGGTTAAAAAATGA
- a CDS encoding aspartate kinase yields MDLMVVKFGGTSVGDGSRIKKAAQSVVNEYMKGSQVVVVVSAVNKTTDELIGLSNDAIGSSLTNKQKAEIMAMGELTSARLFSATIESLGVKSEFIDPYNELWPIITDSNSLEAKIDLNATNKNAEGIKELVNQGVIPVICGFLGKGPAGEITTLGRGGSDVTAFLMGHCLDANEVIIVTDVDGVMSTDPNKIEGAELLDAISVEELRDLATHGAQVLHPHALKYKDPLISAKIINFANGDLTSKGTSILGPFEGEMLKCVTLYKDPISLIAIVGEAMLKKVGLMAKLTTALANDGINILGMSAGQNSITVFVNKADSNKAYLLLHQLVIETDVLSSLSLGRDTAMITFVSPDIIETPGIISDITEPLRKNNINILEITSSQTAVVLFVDWEDGEKAHKLITEVLE; encoded by the coding sequence ATGGATTTAATGGTAGTAAAATTTGGAGGAACATCGGTTGGAGATGGTTCCAGAATTAAAAAAGCGGCGCAGTCCGTTGTAAATGAGTATATGAAAGGCAGTCAGGTAGTAGTTGTAGTTTCTGCTGTTAACAAGACTACTGATGAGCTCATTGGATTATCTAATGATGCTATTGGTTCTAGTTTAACTAACAAGCAAAAGGCAGAAATCATGGCTATGGGTGAATTAACTAGTGCTAGATTATTCTCAGCAACTATTGAATCTTTAGGTGTGAAGTCTGAATTCATTGATCCATATAATGAATTATGGCCAATTATAACTGATTCTAACTCTTTAGAAGCTAAAATAGATTTAAATGCAACTAATAAAAATGCTGAAGGTATTAAAGAACTTGTAAATCAGGGTGTTATTCCAGTTATTTGTGGATTTTTAGGAAAAGGACCTGCTGGTGAAATCACCACCTTAGGAAGAGGTGGAAGTGATGTTACAGCATTTTTAATGGGACACTGCTTAGATGCAAATGAAGTTATAATTGTTACTGATGTTGATGGTGTAATGTCAACTGACCCTAACAAAATAGAAGGTGCTGAACTTTTAGATGCAATTTCTGTTGAGGAATTAAGAGATTTAGCTACTCATGGAGCACAGGTCTTACATCCTCATGCATTAAAATATAAAGACCCATTAATCAGCGCTAAAATTATCAATTTCGCTAATGGGGACTTAACTTCAAAGGGTACTTCAATTTTAGGACCTTTTGAAGGAGAAATGCTAAAATGTGTCACCCTTTATAAAGATCCTATTTCACTTATCGCTATTGTTGGAGAAGCCATGCTTAAAAAAGTAGGTTTAATGGCTAAATTAACCACAGCTCTTGCTAATGATGGTATTAACATTTTAGGTATGTCTGCTGGTCAAAATTCAATTACAGTATTTGTAAACAAAGCTGACTCCAATAAAGCATATCTTTTATTACATCAATTAGTTATTGAAACTGACGTCTTAAGTTCTTTATCTCTTGGAAGAGATACTGCAATGATAACTTTTGTCAGTCCAGATATTATTGAAACTCCAGGTATTATATCTGATATTACAGAACCACTCAGGAAAAATAATATTAATATTCTAGAAATCACTTCCTCACAAACTGCTGTTGTATTGTTTGTTGACTGGGAAGATGGTGAAAAAGCACATAAATTAATTACAGAGGTTTTAGAATGA
- a CDS encoding DJ-1/PfpI family protein gives MFNVYLYVMDTMADWEVGHITTELNSKRFFKKDAPEVSFKTVGISKEAVKSMGGLTIVPDCVIDENSVLLLPGSDVWSEPEHLEIINTAYELISCEGSVCAICGATVALAHAGILDNRPHTSNGEGFLEMFCPTYKGKDFYVDEPSVCDGNLITAAPTASLLWAKQIIEKLGVFKTETLEAWFNYFSTGDAEQFFILMQSLPQGE, from the coding sequence ATGTTTAATGTTTATCTTTATGTAATGGATACTATGGCAGACTGGGAAGTTGGACATATTACTACTGAGCTTAATTCAAAAAGATTTTTTAAAAAAGATGCTCCTGAAGTATCATTTAAAACAGTAGGTATTTCAAAAGAAGCTGTTAAATCAATGGGTGGTTTAACAATTGTTCCTGATTGTGTAATTGATGAGAATTCTGTTCTTTTACTTCCAGGTAGTGATGTGTGGAGTGAACCTGAACACTTGGAAATTATAAATACTGCTTATGAACTGATTTCTTGTGAAGGTAGTGTATGTGCAATCTGCGGTGCAACAGTTGCTCTTGCTCATGCAGGAATTTTAGACAACAGGCCTCATACAAGTAATGGTGAAGGATTTCTTGAAATGTTTTGTCCAACATACAAAGGAAAAGATTTCTATGTTGATGAACCTTCAGTTTGTGATGGTAACTTGATTACTGCAGCACCAACTGCAAGTCTTTTATGGGCAAAACAAATAATTGAAAAACTTGGTGTTTTCAAAACTGAAACTCTTGAGGCTTGGTTTAATTATTTCTCAACTGGCGATGCTGAACAGTTTTTCATTCTTATGCAGAGCCTTCCTCAAGGTGAATAA
- the dapB gene encoding 4-hydroxy-tetrahydrodipicolinate reductase, producing MIKVAVTGAAGRMGSGIIKKITEQEDMEVVAAIEIPNTPLAGNDAGIQAGIGELGVKIVGSEKLEETLKESGADVLVDFTIAHAAVETIKTATACGVNVVVGTTGFTDEQMASNIKNVEENKVGAVISSNMSIGVNVFFNTLKKLAPLLYDFDIEIIEAHHNQKKDSPSGTAMTAFEVIADALERDPEEVGVFGRKGMVGKRTPEEIGVHAVRGGDIVGDHTVMFVGDGERIEVKHQAHTREVFIAGVIRAIRYVPDAQKGVVSSMNDVLGLE from the coding sequence ATGATTAAAGTAGCAGTAACTGGAGCTGCTGGAAGAATGGGCTCCGGTATTATTAAAAAAATAACAGAACAAGAAGACATGGAAGTAGTAGCAGCTATTGAGATACCTAATACTCCTCTTGCAGGTAATGATGCTGGTATTCAAGCAGGTATTGGAGAACTTGGTGTTAAAATCGTTGGATCAGAAAAATTAGAAGAAACCTTAAAAGAATCTGGTGCAGATGTATTAGTTGACTTCACTATCGCTCATGCAGCTGTAGAAACAATTAAAACAGCTACTGCATGTGGAGTAAACGTTGTTGTTGGTACTACTGGTTTTACTGATGAACAAATGGCTTCAAACATTAAAAACGTAGAAGAAAACAAAGTTGGAGCAGTTATTTCATCTAACATGTCCATTGGAGTAAATGTATTTTTCAACACATTAAAAAAATTAGCTCCTTTATTATATGATTTTGATATTGAAATTATTGAAGCACACCACAACCAGAAAAAAGACTCTCCTTCCGGAACTGCTATGACTGCATTTGAAGTAATTGCAGATGCACTCGAAAGAGATCCTGAAGAAGTTGGGGTATTTGGAAGAAAAGGAATGGTTGGTAAAAGAACTCCTGAAGAAATAGGTGTTCACGCTGTTCGTGGTGGAGATATTGTTGGAGACCACACTGTAATGTTTGTCGGTGATGGTGAAAGAATTGAAGTAAAACACCAAGCTCATACTAGAGAAGTATTTATTGCAGGTGTAATCAGAGCTATTAGATACGTTCCTGATGCACAAAAAGGTGTAGTAAGTAGTATGAACGATGTTTTAGGTTTAGAATAG
- a CDS encoding histidine kinase dimerization/phosphoacceptor domain -containing protein: protein MNYGIHKSSNRHIQKLRVIYQRLVVGDRNLWVAGIKDVTEDVRIKQKILDQNEELKILHDTLNDVENSNKFSVQYVDNEGRYYWSSSIYDILEREPRDDDEYNNIVMDACDDETVELIMSKVNRLGPNELLGNHEIEITTENGKIKYLLINIKNVHNSKGELVQKSCYARDITEEYLMRESLIKANEEKTILMKDSHHRIKNNLNLLLRFISLEEKFSDDYEEILNVTKKRISSFVVFHENLYKISNFKEMNISEYFDKFAKASESFYKHDYESFNLKFICYDDFKLSNDELVPLTLIINELVINTLKYAFAGFSKDYSKNIGLTVTRKDDYAEFHYFDNGTGLASNFDPEKSTGLGWVIIRSLVSQLNGSYEVYSDNGMHFKIRFPLSD, encoded by the coding sequence ATGAATTATGGAATACATAAATCCTCAAACAGGCATATTCAAAAATTAAGGGTAATCTATCAGCGATTAGTTGTGGGTGATAGAAACCTATGGGTTGCAGGCATTAAAGATGTTACTGAAGATGTAAGAATAAAGCAAAAAATCCTAGATCAAAACGAGGAATTAAAAATACTTCATGATACTCTAAATGATGTTGAAAATTCAAATAAGTTTTCTGTTCAGTATGTTGATAATGAGGGCAGATATTATTGGTCTTCTAGTATTTATGATATTCTTGAAAGGGAACCTCGTGATGATGATGAATATAATAATATTGTAATGGATGCATGTGATGATGAAACTGTTGAACTGATTATGAGTAAGGTGAATAGGTTAGGTCCTAATGAATTACTTGGAAATCATGAAATTGAAATCACTACTGAAAATGGAAAGATAAAGTATCTTTTAATTAATATAAAGAACGTTCACAACAGTAAAGGTGAACTTGTTCAAAAAAGCTGTTATGCAAGAGATATAACTGAAGAGTATTTGATGCGTGAATCTTTGATTAAGGCAAATGAAGAAAAAACAATTCTTATGAAAGATTCTCACCACAGAATCAAAAACAACCTTAATCTTTTACTTAGATTCATATCCTTGGAAGAAAAGTTCTCTGATGATTATGAAGAAATTCTTAATGTAACTAAAAAGAGAATTTCATCATTTGTTGTTTTCCATGAAAACCTGTATAAAATAAGTAACTTTAAGGAAATGAATATTTCAGAATACTTTGACAAGTTTGCAAAAGCTTCTGAAAGTTTCTATAAACATGACTATGAAAGCTTTAATTTAAAATTCATATGTTATGATGATTTCAAATTGTCAAATGATGAACTTGTACCGTTGACATTAATCATAAATGAACTGGTCATTAATACATTAAAATATGCATTTGCAGGCTTTAGTAAGGATTATTCTAAAAATATTGGGTTAACTGTTACTCGTAAGGATGATTATGCTGAATTCCATTACTTTGATAATGGTACTGGTTTGGCTAGTAATTTTGATCCTGAAAAATCCACTGGATTGGGATGGGTTATCATTCGTTCATTGGTAAGTCAACTTAATGGGTCTTATGAAGTTTATAGTGATAATGGAATGCACTTCAAAATAAGATTCCCATTATCTGATTAA
- the asd gene encoding aspartate-semialdehyde dehydrogenase yields the protein MVNVGVLGATGMVGQRFIQLLENHPDFEITALAASSRSAGKRYEDATTWYLDSEMPESVKDIVVCETNPEAMDNDVDIVFSSLPTEFAAKVEKDFAKDYVVASNASAHRMKKNIPLVIPEVNPEYLDMIDAQQKENDWDGFIVTNPNCSTIALTLTLKPIVDNFNVKSIRVSTMQAVSGAGYNGVPSMAIVDNLVPYIGNEEEKMESETLHLLGSYDGNTVSNADFKLSASCHRVPVIDGHTEAVFVELDDDFDIADVKDKMANFKALPQKLNLFSAPENPVIVKEEDNRPQPRMDRNAGNGMAVTVGRLRKDQAFDNSFKYVLVGHNTIRGAAGASILNAELINDKIL from the coding sequence ATGGTAAACGTAGGTGTACTCGGTGCAACTGGGATGGTAGGTCAAAGGTTCATTCAACTTTTGGAAAATCACCCTGACTTTGAAATTACTGCATTGGCAGCTTCTTCCCGTTCTGCTGGAAAAAGATACGAAGATGCTACCACTTGGTATTTAGACAGTGAAATGCCTGAATCTGTAAAAGACATTGTAGTTTGTGAAACTAATCCTGAAGCTATGGATAATGATGTAGATATTGTATTTTCATCTCTTCCAACCGAATTTGCAGCAAAAGTTGAAAAAGACTTTGCTAAAGATTATGTTGTTGCAAGTAATGCTAGTGCACACCGGATGAAGAAAAACATTCCATTGGTAATTCCTGAAGTCAATCCTGAATACTTAGATATGATTGATGCTCAACAAAAAGAAAATGACTGGGACGGATTTATTGTAACCAATCCAAACTGTTCCACTATTGCATTAACTTTAACATTAAAACCTATTGTTGATAACTTCAATGTAAAATCAATCAGAGTATCAACTATGCAGGCAGTATCTGGTGCAGGATACAATGGTGTTCCATCTATGGCTATTGTCGACAACCTTGTTCCTTACATTGGAAACGAAGAAGAAAAGATGGAAAGCGAAACCCTTCATTTGTTAGGTTCATATGATGGTAATACTGTATCCAATGCTGATTTCAAATTAAGCGCATCATGTCACAGAGTACCTGTTATTGATGGTCATACAGAAGCAGTTTTCGTAGAGTTGGATGATGACTTTGACATTGCTGATGTTAAAGACAAAATGGCAAACTTCAAAGCATTGCCTCAAAAATTAAATTTATTCTCTGCTCCTGAAAACCCAGTAATTGTCAAAGAAGAAGACAACAGACCACAACCTCGTATGGATAGAAATGCAGGTAATGGTATGGCTGTTACTGTTGGTAGATTAAGAAAAGACCAAGCATTTGATAACAGTTTCAAATATGTTCTTGTTGGACATAATACCATCCGTGGTGCTGCTGGAGCATCCATATTGAATGCAGAATTAATTAATGATAAAATACTTTAA
- a CDS encoding chorismate mutase — MNGSYEIKSFNDKKEAEELLTKSRKSIDEIDNQIFDLISQRTAFARDIASCKEYLEMPIFDESREKVVHTKVRGLAEEKGLDVDIINQIVDMLTILNKNAQNEIIRRNVDGKY, encoded by the coding sequence TTGAATGGGAGTTATGAAATTAAATCTTTTAATGATAAGAAAGAAGCCGAAGAACTTCTAACTAAGTCAAGGAAATCTATTGATGAAATCGATAATCAAATATTTGATTTAATCTCTCAGAGAACCGCTTTTGCTAGGGACATAGCTAGTTGCAAAGAATATTTGGAAATGCCAATCTTTGATGAATCTAGAGAAAAGGTTGTCCATACAAAAGTTAGAGGTTTGGCTGAAGAAAAAGGTCTTGATGTTGATATTATTAATCAAATAGTAGATATGTTGACTATTTTAAATAAAAATGCGCAAAATGAAATTATAAGGAGGAATGTTGATGGGAAATATTAG
- a CDS encoding shikimate kinase codes for MKQTVRSPGSATIINAIATGFGSAFGIGLDIKCRAKTTSEGISCANDVGADVGLMQLCVQKVFNHYDIGSVDFGVDLKTESNLPMASGLSSSSASSNAIVKAVSSIVSEEFDLKPLDDMQIINMAIDASLEAGVTITGSFDDATASYFGGVVVTDNKNREFIIKEKMDDYPVLVYMPNFYSKSGDSNPDRMKLLAPLVETAFDFAKNKDYFKALNLNGLIYSATLGFNSSIAIDALEAGAIASGLSGTGSSFVAVASDDSIDDIKSVWDKYEGRVIETKVDNVGCNILK; via the coding sequence ATGAAACAAACAGTTAGATCACCTGGTTCTGCAACAATAATCAATGCTATTGCAACTGGTTTTGGTTCTGCATTCGGTATTGGTTTAGATATAAAATGCAGGGCAAAAACAACAAGTGAAGGTATTTCTTGCGCAAATGATGTTGGTGCTGATGTTGGACTAATGCAATTATGTGTTCAAAAGGTTTTCAATCACTATGATATTGGTAGTGTTGATTTTGGCGTTGATTTAAAAACAGAATCAAACTTACCAATGGCTTCAGGATTATCAAGCAGCAGTGCTTCATCCAATGCAATTGTTAAAGCAGTCTCATCAATTGTATCGGAGGAATTTGACTTAAAACCTCTTGATGATATGCAGATAATTAATATGGCGATTGATGCCTCTCTGGAAGCCGGAGTTACAATTACAGGTTCATTTGATGATGCAACAGCTTCATACTTTGGAGGTGTTGTTGTAACAGACAATAAAAACAGAGAGTTTATTATTAAAGAAAAAATGGATGATTATCCTGTATTGGTATATATGCCTAATTTCTATTCAAAATCTGGTGATTCAAATCCTGATAGAATGAAATTACTTGCACCATTGGTTGAAACTGCTTTTGATTTTGCTAAAAACAAGGATTATTTCAAAGCATTGAATTTAAATGGATTAATTTACTCTGCAACTTTAGGATTTAACTCATCAATAGCTATTGATGCTCTTGAAGCAGGAGCTATTGCTTCAGGGTTATCTGGAACAGGTTCTTCTTTTGTTGCTGTTGCCAGTGATGATTCAATTGATGATATTAAATCTGTATGGGATAAATACGAAGGTAGAGTAATTGAAACCAAAGTTGATAATGTGGGCTGTAATATATTAAAATAA
- the thsA gene encoding thermosome subunit alpha, giving the protein MAQGQPIFILPEGTNRSVGRDAQRNNILAGKVLAETVRTTLGPKGMDKMLVDGLGDIVVTNDGVTILKEMDIEHPAAKMLVEVAKTQEDEVGDGTTTAVIIAGELLKKSETLLDSDIHPTIIAMGYRKAAEKAQAILDEIAIDDVDSETLMKVAMTAMTGKGTEAAREPLAKLIVSAVEAVADGDEVDIDNIKIEKKDGAVVEESSLVEGVIVDKERVHPGMPGEIKDAKIALVNAPLEVKETEVDAEIRITDPAQMQAFIEQEEKMVKDMVDQIADAGANVLFAQKGIDDLAQHYLSKAGILAVRRVKKSDIEKLSKATGANVITNLDDLTADDLGKAGIVEERKVSGEEMIFVEECSSAKSVTLFVRGSTKHIVDEIVRAIEDAIGVVAATVEDDKVVAGGGAPEIAMAKKLKDYAESISGREQLAINAFAEALEVVPKTLAENAGLDSIDSLVDLRAAQEDSFYMGLDVFTGEVSDMKEAGVIEPKRVKKQAIQSASEAAEMILRIDDVIASTKGPEDMGMDPSAMGGMPPMM; this is encoded by the coding sequence ATGGCACAAGGACAACCAATTTTTATTTTACCTGAAGGTACTAACAGGTCTGTCGGTAGAGATGCACAAAGAAATAACATTTTAGCTGGTAAAGTATTAGCTGAAACTGTAAGAACCACATTAGGTCCAAAAGGAATGGACAAAATGTTAGTTGACGGACTTGGAGATATTGTTGTAACCAACGATGGTGTTACCATCTTAAAAGAAATGGATATTGAACACCCTGCAGCAAAAATGCTCGTAGAAGTAGCAAAAACCCAAGAAGACGAAGTTGGAGACGGAACTACTACTGCAGTTATCATTGCTGGAGAATTATTAAAAAAATCCGAAACTTTACTCGATTCAGACATTCATCCAACTATCATTGCTATGGGATACAGAAAAGCTGCTGAAAAAGCACAAGCTATCTTAGATGAAATCGCAATTGATGACGTTGACTCTGAAACCTTAATGAAAGTAGCTATGACTGCTATGACTGGTAAAGGAACTGAAGCTGCACGTGAACCATTAGCAAAATTAATCGTAAGTGCTGTAGAAGCTGTTGCTGACGGTGACGAAGTTGACATCGACAACATTAAAATCGAGAAAAAAGATGGAGCTGTTGTTGAAGAATCCAGCTTAGTTGAAGGTGTAATTGTAGACAAAGAAAGAGTACACCCTGGTATGCCTGGCGAAATCAAAGATGCTAAAATCGCATTAGTCAACGCTCCTTTAGAAGTTAAAGAAACTGAAGTTGACGCTGAAATCAGAATCACTGACCCTGCTCAAATGCAAGCATTCATTGAACAAGAAGAAAAAATGGTTAAAGATATGGTTGACCAAATCGCTGATGCTGGTGCAAATGTTTTATTCGCACAAAAAGGTATTGACGACTTAGCACAACACTACTTATCCAAAGCAGGTATTTTAGCTGTAAGAAGAGTTAAAAAATCTGATATCGAAAAATTATCCAAAGCTACTGGCGCTAACGTTATCACCAACTTAGATGACTTAACCGCTGATGACTTAGGTAAAGCTGGTATCGTTGAAGAAAGAAAAGTTTCTGGCGAAGAAATGATCTTTGTAGAAGAATGCAGCAGTGCTAAATCCGTAACCTTATTCGTAAGAGGAAGTACCAAACACATCGTTGACGAAATCGTAAGAGCTATCGAAGACGCAATTGGTGTAGTTGCTGCTACCGTAGAAGACGACAAAGTTGTTGCTGGTGGAGGAGCTCCAGAAATCGCAATGGCTAAAAAACTCAAAGATTACGCAGAATCTATCTCTGGAAGAGAACAATTAGCTATCAACGCATTTGCAGAAGCTTTAGAAGTTGTACCTAAAACCTTAGCTGAAAACGCAGGTTTAGACAGCATCGACTCTTTAGTAGACTTAAGAGCTGCTCAAGAAGATTCCTTCTACATGGGATTAGATGTATTCACTGGTGAAGTATCAGATATGAAAGAAGCTGGTGTAATTGAACCTAAACGTGTCAAAAAACAAGCTATCCAATCTGCATCTGAAGCAGCTGAAATGATTTTAAGAATCGATGACGTAATTGCATCTACTAAAGGCCCAGAAGACATGGGTATGGACCCTTCCGCAATGGGCGGAATGCCTCCAATGATGTAA